Proteins found in one Jatrophihabitans sp. genomic segment:
- a CDS encoding TasA family protein, which yields MSLHLTTVRSKVLVSAALLGTAAAAAGLGTFGSFTSSTSASASVSSGTVSIALGTANTAANRFSVAATGLVPGDTVQRAATLTNAAGNQALSSITLTTNATTSSKLDTDPTLGLQLKIDACSTPWTETGTAPAYVYTCSGTTRSVLTTRAVIGASMALTNMTALAANNTDNLVVTMTFPAAADNTFQNQASVLNFTFTGTQRAAASQ from the coding sequence ATGTCGCTTCACCTCACGACGGTCCGCAGCAAGGTTCTCGTTTCGGCCGCACTGCTCGGCACCGCGGCGGCAGCAGCGGGCTTGGGCACCTTCGGCTCGTTCACCTCCTCCACCTCCGCCTCCGCCAGCGTCAGCTCCGGCACGGTCTCGATCGCGCTCGGAACCGCCAACACCGCGGCCAACCGGTTCAGCGTCGCCGCCACCGGCCTGGTGCCCGGTGACACGGTGCAGCGCGCCGCGACCCTGACCAACGCCGCCGGCAACCAGGCGCTGTCCAGCATCACGCTGACCACCAACGCCACCACCAGCTCCAAGCTCGACACCGACCCGACCCTGGGCCTGCAGCTCAAGATCGACGCCTGCTCCACCCCCTGGACCGAGACCGGCACCGCGCCGGCCTACGTCTACACCTGCTCGGGCACCACCCGGTCGGTGCTGACCACCCGCGCGGTGATCGGCGCCAGCATGGCGCTGACCAACATGACGGCGCTGGCGGCGAACAACACCGACAACCTGGTGGTGACCATGACCTTCCCGGCCGCCGCCGACAACACCTTCCAGAACCAGGCGTCGGTGCTCAACTTCACCTTCACCGGCACCCAGCGCGCGGCCGCCAGCCAGTAG
- a CDS encoding signal peptidase I, with protein MKLLRRTARLLSTLLLGLTVLLLLSVTLGPRLLNYRTATMLTSSMSPAIRSGDVIIDTPLALDDVRVGQVLTYHIPVDDHRVLSHRVIEVQRPGPGIVNVRTKGDANTAADPWVATLTGETVWQVRAVVPKAGTAIRALRTPMMQTLLTAAVPLLVVCWLLLGIWRPAKPTEQADQADQADQADQADPTEQADPTEQADPTEKTERAAPAVNSGAQL; from the coding sequence ATGAAATTGCTGCGGCGGACCGCTCGGCTGCTGAGCACCCTGCTGCTCGGCTTGACCGTGCTCCTGCTGCTGTCGGTCACCCTCGGCCCACGCCTGCTGAACTACCGCACCGCGACCATGCTCACCTCCAGCATGTCGCCTGCCATCCGCTCCGGTGACGTCATCATCGACACCCCGCTGGCGCTGGACGACGTGCGGGTCGGTCAGGTGCTGACCTATCACATTCCCGTCGATGACCACCGGGTCCTCAGCCACCGGGTGATCGAGGTTCAGCGCCCGGGGCCGGGAATCGTCAACGTCCGTACCAAGGGCGACGCCAACACCGCCGCCGACCCGTGGGTGGCCACCTTGACCGGTGAGACCGTCTGGCAGGTCCGCGCCGTGGTGCCCAAGGCGGGCACCGCGATCCGCGCGCTGCGTACCCCGATGATGCAGACCCTGCTCACCGCGGCGGTGCCACTGCTGGTGGTGTGCTGGCTGTTGCTGGGCATCTGGCGGCCGGCCAAACCGACCGAGCAGGCCGACCAGGCCGACCAGGCCGACCAGGCCGATCAGGCCGACCCAACCGAGCAGGCTGACCCAACCGAGCAGGCCGACCCAACCGAGAAGACAGAGCGGGCCGCGCCCGCCGTGAACTCGGGCGCTCAGCTCTGA
- a CDS encoding maleylpyruvate isomerase family mycothiol-dependent enzyme, giving the protein MAESIWPTIHAERRALADDLAELSPQQWQTPSLSAAWSVHDVLAHLVAAAKMTPLKFIPGLTGAGFDFHKYMARLVALEGSGGPQATLETFRAVQLRETSPPAPATTWLGEAFVHGEDIRRPLGITHSYPLPQVTRVITYYSKLNALLGAKRRIAGLTLQASDTDFSLGSGPVVQGRAISLLMATAGRRSVLDELSGPGVQVLAERP; this is encoded by the coding sequence GTGGCCGAGAGCATCTGGCCGACGATCCATGCCGAGCGTCGGGCGCTGGCCGACGACCTGGCTGAGCTGAGCCCGCAGCAGTGGCAGACGCCCTCGCTCTCGGCCGCCTGGAGCGTCCATGACGTGCTGGCCCATCTGGTGGCGGCGGCCAAGATGACTCCGCTGAAGTTCATCCCCGGATTGACAGGCGCCGGGTTCGACTTTCACAAGTACATGGCAAGACTGGTGGCGCTGGAAGGCTCCGGAGGTCCGCAGGCAACGCTGGAAACCTTCCGGGCGGTCCAGCTGCGCGAGACCTCCCCGCCGGCGCCGGCCACCACCTGGCTCGGCGAGGCGTTCGTGCACGGCGAGGACATCCGCCGCCCGCTCGGCATCACCCACTCCTATCCGCTGCCGCAAGTGACCCGGGTGATCACCTATTACTCCAAGCTCAACGCGCTGCTCGGCGCGAAGCGGCGGATCGCCGGCCTCACCCTGCAAGCCAGTGACACCGACTTCTCGCTCGGGTCCGGGCCGGTGGTGCAGGGCCGGGCGATCTCGCTGCTGATGGCCACCGCCGGCCGACGGTCAGTCCTGGACGAGCTTTCCGGCCCCGGCGTGCAGGTGCTGGCCGAACGCCCGTGA
- a CDS encoding DUF3072 domain-containing protein gives MSEQPEPTSDSGDQSNGDTIGASSPGAAGTTAKDPSDWVTGDEPMTGAQRSYLDTLAREAGEQLPADLTKAQASEHIDRLQAQTGRGSAGSS, from the coding sequence ATGAGTGAACAGCCCGAACCCACCAGCGACTCCGGCGATCAGAGCAACGGTGACACCATCGGGGCCAGCAGCCCCGGAGCTGCCGGCACCACAGCCAAGGACCCGAGTGACTGGGTCACCGGTGACGAGCCGATGACCGGCGCCCAGCGCAGCTACCTCGACACGCTGGCGCGCGAGGCCGGCGAGCAGTTGCCGGCCGACCTCACCAAGGCGCAGGCATCCGAGCACATCGACCGGCTGCAGGCCCAGACCGGACGGGGCAGCGCGGGCTCGTCCTGA
- a CDS encoding response regulator yields the protein MTLTERPARLLVVEDDDDIRALFSATLHRAGYQPRVASSGQQALDQADELVPDLVISDVSMPGLSGLDVCRALKSQPRTAATVVLLISALSTEQDREAGLQAGADDYLTKPIRPAVLLERVRSLLGALA from the coding sequence ATGACCCTCACCGAGCGTCCGGCCCGCCTTCTGGTGGTTGAGGATGACGACGACATCAGGGCGTTGTTCTCGGCCACGCTGCACCGGGCCGGCTACCAACCGCGGGTCGCCAGCTCCGGCCAGCAGGCGCTGGATCAGGCCGATGAGCTGGTGCCGGATCTGGTGATCTCTGACGTCTCGATGCCGGGCCTGTCCGGGCTGGACGTCTGCCGGGCGCTCAAGTCCCAACCCCGGACGGCCGCGACGGTCGTGCTGCTGATCAGCGCGCTGTCCACCGAGCAGGACCGTGAAGCCGGCTTGCAGGCCGGCGCCGATGACTACCTCACCAAACCGATCCGGCCGGCCGTACTGCTCGAACGGGTCCGGTCCCTGCTCGGGGCGCTGGCATGA
- a CDS encoding GAF domain-containing sensor histidine kinase encodes MTAASPVTAADRERDRIAALREYGILARLPVQRLSVGDEVTLAGFTELAAQVCGVRSAVLNLIDDQHQFQLAAHGCEPMVTDRADSMCEITLRLGDQLVVPDTSQDERFATNPWVTGELGRVRFYAASPLRAPGGHLVGTICVFDTEPRTLDEGQRAALRTLSVGVIDVLELRRRSDQLRQTVAELARSHRQLASFASQLSHNLKTPLTASLGFGELLQDHPTVRQDPTALDYVNRSVSASQRMMSAIDQLLSYASMGGAPQREPTPVHELVEQVLADLGPAAADAEVRCDRATVTADPVQLRVLLHNLIENAVTYRNPDARCEVAVTVAPTRWGSELRVADNGPGIPAEQRPAVLRPLVRLESETAAGSGLGLATCERIVAAHGGTLSITDTAGGGATVCVRLPGTGATQS; translated from the coding sequence ATGACGGCCGCCAGCCCGGTCACCGCGGCCGATCGTGAACGGGACCGGATTGCCGCACTGCGCGAGTACGGCATCCTGGCCCGGCTGCCGGTCCAGCGGCTCAGCGTCGGCGACGAGGTGACGTTGGCCGGGTTCACCGAGCTGGCCGCCCAGGTCTGCGGTGTGCGCAGCGCGGTGCTCAACCTGATCGACGACCAGCACCAGTTCCAGCTCGCGGCCCACGGGTGCGAGCCGATGGTCACTGACCGTGCCGACTCGATGTGTGAGATCACCCTGCGCCTCGGCGACCAGCTGGTCGTGCCCGACACCAGCCAGGATGAGCGGTTCGCCACCAACCCATGGGTGACCGGCGAACTGGGCCGGGTCCGGTTCTACGCGGCCAGCCCGTTGCGCGCGCCCGGCGGCCACCTGGTGGGAACCATCTGCGTCTTCGACACCGAGCCGAGAACGCTGGACGAGGGTCAGCGTGCCGCGCTGCGAACGCTGTCCGTCGGCGTGATCGACGTGCTCGAACTGCGTCGCCGCTCCGATCAGCTGCGCCAGACGGTGGCCGAGCTCGCGCGCTCGCACCGGCAGCTCGCCTCCTTCGCCAGCCAGCTCAGCCACAACCTCAAGACCCCGCTGACCGCGTCGCTGGGCTTCGGTGAGTTGCTGCAGGACCACCCGACGGTGCGCCAGGACCCGACGGCGCTGGACTATGTCAACCGGTCGGTGTCGGCGAGTCAGCGGATGATGTCAGCCATCGACCAGCTGCTCAGCTATGCCAGCATGGGAGGCGCGCCACAGCGTGAGCCGACGCCGGTGCACGAGCTCGTCGAGCAGGTGCTGGCCGACCTCGGGCCGGCGGCGGCCGACGCGGAGGTGCGCTGCGATCGGGCCACCGTGACCGCCGACCCGGTGCAGCTGCGGGTGCTGCTGCACAACCTGATCGAGAACGCGGTGACCTACCGCAACCCGGACGCCCGCTGCGAGGTGGCGGTGACCGTCGCGCCGACGCGCTGGGGAAGTGAGCTGAGGGTGGCCGACAACGGCCCGGGAATCCCCGCCGAGCAGCGTCCGGCGGTGCTGCGGCCGCTGGTGCGGCTGGAATCAGAGACCGCCGCCGGGTCAGGACTGGGCCTGGCCACCTGCGAGCGGATCGTGGCTGCCCACGGGGGCACGCTGTCGATCACCGACACCGCCGGCGGCGGCGCGACTGTCTGCGTCCGGCTGCCGGGTACCGGCGCGACTCAGAGCTGA